From the Prochlorococcus marinus str. GP2 genome, the window ATGTAGAATTTCAATCTAATTGACAAAGTTTTTACTTATTTCTAAGTTAGAACATGACAAAATTTTTTCTCCAAGCTTTATTTATTTAAATTGTGACTGATATATTAAATTCCACTCAATCAGAAGAAGTTTTCTCTGCTGCCCAAGAATTAATGCCTGGTGGTGTTAGCTCACCGGTGAGAGCTTTCAAATCTGTTGGTGGCCAACCAATTGTTTTTGATAGAGTTAAAGGTCCTTTCGCATGGGATATCGATGGCAATAGATATATTGACTACATAGGCAGTTGGGGGCCGGCTATATGTGGACATGCTCACCCTGAAGTTATTACGGCGTTACAAGAAGCAATTGAAAAAGGTACCAGCTTTGGTGCTCCATGCGTTTTAGAGAATAAACTTGCTGAGATGGTTATAAATGCTGTCCCATCTGTAGAAATGGTTAGATTTGTTAACAGTGGTACTGAAGCATGTATGGCTGTTTTAAGGCTCATGAGAGCATTCACTGGAAGAGATAAAGTTATTAAATTTGACGGTTGCTATCACGGCCATGCAGATATGTTCTTGGTAAAAGCAGGTTCAGGTGTGGCAACACTAGGTTTGCCAGATTCTCCAGGAGTTCCGCGAACAACAACTGCGAATACGCTTACTGCCCCTTACAACGATCTTGAAGCAGTAAAAAAATTATTTTCAGAAAATCCTGACGCAATTTCAGGAGTAATCCTTGAGCCAATAGTTGGTAATGCTGGTTTCATTACCCCTGAACCAGGATTCTTAGAAGGATTAAGAGAATTAACCATAGATAATGGTTCCTTATTGGTTTTTGATGAAGTAATGACCGGATTCAGAATAAGTTATGGAGGCGCTCAAGAAAAATTCGGAGTAACTCCTGATTTAACAACGTTGGGAAAAGTTATTGGTGGAGGCCTACCTGTTGGAGCTTATGGAGGCAAGAAAGAAATAATGTCAATGGTAGCTCCTTCAGGACCTGTCTACCAGGCAGGCACTTTGAGCGGAAACCCCCTAGCAATGACT encodes:
- the hemL gene encoding glutamate-1-semialdehyde 2,1-aminomutase, with protein sequence MTDILNSTQSEEVFSAAQELMPGGVSSPVRAFKSVGGQPIVFDRVKGPFAWDIDGNRYIDYIGSWGPAICGHAHPEVITALQEAIEKGTSFGAPCVLENKLAEMVINAVPSVEMVRFVNSGTEACMAVLRLMRAFTGRDKVIKFDGCYHGHADMFLVKAGSGVATLGLPDSPGVPRTTTANTLTAPYNDLEAVKKLFSENPDAISGVILEPIVGNAGFITPEPGFLEGLRELTIDNGSLLVFDEVMTGFRISYGGAQEKFGVTPDLTTLGKVIGGGLPVGAYGGKKEIMSMVAPSGPVYQAGTLSGNPLAMTAGIKTLELLKQEGTYDKLEATTTRLIEGIIQSAENNGIAINGGSVSAMFGFFLCDGPVRNFDEAKTNDAELFGKLHREMLKRGVYLAPSPFEAGFTSLAHSEEEIDKTIEAFDQSFNAIKN